CTGTTGCTACTGCTTATGGTAATGCATTTTGACTCATTTCTCACCCTTCTTCCAGTGATATGAAGAACCTGATCGGCGAGGCTTCATGTAGGATCTGTCAGGAAAACTTCAGCACCACTGTCAATGGTATGCGTTAGTGGTACACTGATTTAGATTTCTCATTTCATTTAAAAATGCAAGCAAGAGCATTGGATTTGTTATTTTGTTCCTTTCATGAAATGAACTGGTACCACCTTCGAGAACAAATTAGGTTAGCTTCTCATAGCCATGTCCTTTTAGTATTGTACTCTTTGCCTAGTCACTTTGTTTCAACCAACTGGAGATAATACAGCAGAACTAAGAGAGTAGAGCAGAATCTCTTGTAAAGATCAAATTGAGGATAAGAGAGGAAATTCAACTTGGAATCATACTATTTATGGGTGTTTAGTTTTTCAGTAAAATTGGTCTGAACAAACTATATTGTCTCTGATGTCCACTCAGTAGCCACTATGTTGACACCTTCATGTCTATCAAGACAATAAACATGTTGCAAGTGTGAGTTAACTGATGGTGCAAAAGAAGATAGAGTGAGTAATAAACCTGCACAAGAATATCGTGCATAAAAACAGTGGGTAGTAAAACGTTGTTCTTTGGTAAACTGCACTTTCCAAGTCTATACTGATTCTGTGATTTCTTTGTTGCAGCACTGACTGAACCAATCGACATGTAAGTTAAAACTCCCTACAAATAACAACTTACTCATTCCAGTTGTGCAAAGTCTAATCACCTATGCCACACTTTTACTTACATTCTATTCTCTTGCAGATATAGCGAATGGATTGATGAGTGCGAGCGTGTCAACAAtgtcgaagacgacgacggagcATGAGCAACGCAAAATGCCTGATGTTGCCGTACCTGCACTGGTGCTATTGACTGCCACCTTCAGCCACGTCTGTAATAGTGTAATGGCTGATTGGTTTGTTAGTAGGCAGTTCATTCCCGCACCTAAATAAACACCTGAAGACGTGATGTTATACCGGCTTCCCatcaaaaactcaaaaacaGTTATATGCGTGTGTAATTGTATGGGCCTAGTGCCTTACCTGGGATATTGTAACCGTAACTTTTCAAATCAGCATGTTTCCATGGATGAAATTTCTATGAATTCAAAGGCTACACTCCAAATTTGAGAATGTTTTACATCTCATTTTTAGTGCTTCGGACCAGAGAAGGAATATACATGGGCCTATGTAATAAAGCTAAATCTGGGTCGAATTCGCATGACCAAATTAGGCCCATGATCTAAAAGGCCCTTATAGGAAGAGGTCGGAGTATACATGGGCCTGGTTAAAAAATAGTATATACACATGGGCCACCCGTACCCGcttcatttttttctatttatacatttttttactaaaatatttacaaaaatatttttttttcgaaaatttacaaatctaatcgccTGCCGCCCTATAGaggggcgatttttaaaaatcgccctcccaaagagcggcaagggacctaaatgcaaaatttttatttgtgttcaaattctttccaccggttttaattgcttaaaaactaataatgcttattcAATACTCCAAAtaattttaaatggaaaagtgctaaactacaaagttatagatctcatcaggatctacaacttttatataaagtttatctccatccaatgtcgtttgaaatgtagatctgagattttttaaaatatgttttatattttgtaacgaatatttggatatctaaaacatcttatatgaaaaagttgttaactgtaaagttgtagatctccttgagctctacaatttttgatataaagttttattttatctgactttatataatataattttaaattataaaatcatAAAGCTAACAAGTTGTGCTATAAAATTTGCATTTAGGTTCCTTGCCGTCGGCAGACGGtttgatttgtaaatttttaaaacaaaaaattattttttaaatattttaattaaaaaatagccTCCTCGTGAGTCCCACGAGTCAGCCTCCCATGGATGGTCAGACGGAAATATCTGGAACGTTCAAGAACCTCTCGCGCGCGTGCCCGGTGAACGATCCAACTCATTACCAAAGCGACCGACACAAATCCAAAAATTGAAAAATCCCGACTCGTCCACGTCATCTCCTCCAACGGCGAGCCCGACCCAAACCAGAATAG
The window above is part of the Oryza sativa Japonica Group chromosome 7, ASM3414082v1 genome. Proteins encoded here:
- the LOC4343996 gene encoding transcription elongation factor 1 homolog yields the protein MGKRKSAAKPPPKKRMDKLDTVFSCPFCNHGSSVECRIDMKNLIGEASCRICQENFSTTVNALTEPIDIYSEWIDECERVNNVEDDDGA